From Thalassoglobus sp. JC818, the proteins below share one genomic window:
- a CDS encoding serine/threonine-protein kinase, producing MTEDSPNANMLSYDETFAEIERALERGELSSCGNVVADHERHYLFVDEIASPVRTALKALGGPPVLPEYGELTELGRGGMGVVYRAQHQTTKRVDAIKVIRPDQIAISSAEHFEMIRRLFRQESQLAATVAHEHIVPVYQVGEVDGTAWYSMQLVDGISLKELAIRESLSPEQVATYIESIAKAVDVVHRHGVLHGDIKPQNILIERETDRPLIMDFGVAEVMDTFAPALSVGGTAAYLAPEIRSGLEQRQNSEKLVMRSVSSDVYALGATLRATLKRSIDNESRIPPGLRDICNKSVAENPAERYSTAAELANALRSWLDRPKWNQHFPRLRNLLVSVVAPILALSGITAWWLLNHEAAEYAVWMTMFVGYVPLFATFLASQPVTRGTDHARREIWSVWLGHMVGSVSCMISLRIICHSDLAEAIALFYPCWAAISSTVFFAKSGNFWGTYRWIGTGWAILAIVLAMMSAVSPIIFGVCAAITCSVIAFGDSAFQSR from the coding sequence ATGACTGAGGACAGTCCGAACGCAAACATGCTTTCTTACGATGAGACTTTCGCTGAAATTGAGCGGGCGTTGGAGCGAGGAGAATTGTCCTCGTGCGGCAACGTAGTCGCCGATCACGAAAGGCATTATCTGTTTGTCGACGAGATCGCATCGCCCGTACGGACTGCTCTCAAGGCTCTCGGCGGACCGCCAGTTCTACCCGAATACGGCGAATTGACTGAATTAGGTCGTGGCGGCATGGGTGTTGTCTATCGTGCCCAGCACCAGACAACAAAACGAGTTGACGCAATCAAAGTCATTCGGCCCGATCAAATTGCCATCTCAAGCGCTGAGCACTTCGAGATGATACGGCGGCTTTTCCGTCAGGAATCGCAACTCGCTGCCACCGTGGCTCATGAGCACATTGTACCTGTTTACCAGGTCGGCGAAGTCGACGGCACGGCTTGGTATTCCATGCAGCTCGTTGATGGAATCAGTCTCAAAGAGTTGGCGATTCGGGAATCCTTGTCTCCCGAGCAAGTTGCTACCTACATCGAAAGTATTGCCAAGGCTGTTGATGTTGTTCATCGCCATGGAGTTTTACACGGAGACATCAAGCCACAGAACATTCTGATTGAGCGAGAAACCGACAGACCGCTGATCATGGACTTTGGCGTGGCGGAGGTGATGGACACTTTCGCTCCCGCATTGAGTGTCGGTGGCACAGCAGCATATCTGGCTCCAGAGATTAGAAGTGGATTGGAACAACGGCAAAATAGCGAGAAACTCGTTATGCGATCCGTTTCCTCAGACGTTTATGCGCTCGGAGCGACTTTGCGGGCAACGCTGAAGCGGTCGATTGACAACGAAAGTCGAATCCCGCCAGGACTGCGTGATATTTGCAATAAAAGCGTTGCTGAAAATCCTGCGGAGCGATACTCGACAGCTGCTGAGTTAGCGAATGCACTCCGAAGCTGGCTGGATCGTCCAAAATGGAATCAGCATTTTCCTCGGCTGCGAAACTTGTTGGTGTCTGTCGTCGCTCCGATCCTTGCTCTCAGTGGGATTACTGCATGGTGGCTATTGAACCATGAAGCCGCAGAGTACGCGGTCTGGATGACGATGTTCGTTGGTTACGTTCCTCTGTTCGCAACTTTTCTCGCCAGTCAGCCAGTTACCAGAGGAACCGATCACGCTCGCAGGGAAATCTGGTCTGTTTGGCTAGGCCATATGGTTGGCTCAGTAAGCTGCATGATTTCGCTAAGGATCATTTGCCATTCTGACTTGGCTGAGGCCATTGCATTGTTTTACCCCTGTTGGGCGGCGATTTCATCCACAGTGTTCTTTGCGAAAAGTGGCAACTTCTGGGGCACGTATCGCTGGATTGGGACAGGGTGGGCGATTCTCGCCATTGTGTTGGCAATGATGTCTGCTGTAAGCCCAATCATCTTTGGCGTCTGTGCTGCAATTACGTGCTCGGTAATCGCATTTGGAGACTCTGCCTTTCAATCACGGTGA
- a CDS encoding sialate O-acetylesterase: MKHCLNLIIAIVLLGVGVPEASAELRLAGIFADQMVLQRDQPIPVWGWAEAGDKVTVILLDQTKSAIANEHGAWSVTLKPSEADSHCRQLRVESGEQAIVVNDVLVGDVWHASGQSNMAMTVGAMAKELEPVAKDIAAAELPQLRFCRINEPESSKPLSDLRQRATWSVCGPKTVSHFSGVAFYFARRLETELNVPIGVIDTSRGGTPIEPFIPRAAFDSHPTLKKELELGDREDLEGIWKLPGGVRARDANWLPGRLFHSRLAPISRLGVRGAIWYQGESNSGVQEDPRDYQHKMRALINGWREAFGNEKLPVYFVQLPGSGAGEGWPYLREQQRLATDLPNTGMVVTLDLDGAGIHPPNKIDVGERLARWALAKDFGRSVPFSGPMFERQEIQGDRVILHFSYAESGLMVADKDGLAEPRETPQSELEYFEVTGSSGKWHPAKSTIDGKKVIVTSETITSPIAVRYAYAINPENCNLYNRDGLPASPFCSRPELLSYDPKLP, translated from the coding sequence ATGAAGCACTGTCTCAATCTGATTATCGCGATAGTCCTTCTCGGCGTCGGAGTTCCTGAAGCCTCCGCCGAGCTACGTCTGGCTGGCATTTTTGCTGATCAGATGGTTCTGCAACGCGATCAGCCGATTCCGGTTTGGGGCTGGGCGGAGGCAGGTGATAAAGTGACCGTCATCCTTCTCGATCAGACAAAGTCGGCCATTGCCAATGAGCATGGCGCATGGTCAGTCACCCTGAAACCCTCGGAAGCCGATTCGCATTGTCGGCAACTGCGAGTCGAGAGCGGCGAGCAGGCAATCGTGGTCAACGATGTCCTGGTGGGCGACGTCTGGCACGCGAGTGGTCAATCGAACATGGCCATGACCGTTGGTGCGATGGCGAAGGAACTGGAACCGGTTGCAAAGGACATTGCCGCAGCTGAACTGCCTCAGCTGCGATTCTGTCGCATCAACGAACCTGAAAGCTCGAAACCGTTGAGCGATTTGCGTCAGAGAGCAACCTGGTCAGTGTGTGGTCCGAAAACGGTTTCGCATTTTTCTGGCGTCGCGTTCTACTTCGCTCGTCGGCTCGAAACAGAATTGAATGTCCCGATCGGCGTGATTGACACCTCGCGTGGCGGAACACCGATTGAACCTTTCATTCCGCGAGCGGCGTTCGATTCGCACCCGACTCTCAAAAAGGAATTGGAACTCGGCGACCGGGAAGACCTCGAAGGAATCTGGAAATTGCCAGGTGGAGTCCGAGCCCGTGATGCCAACTGGTTGCCAGGTCGGCTATTCCATTCTCGACTTGCTCCAATCAGCCGGTTGGGTGTCCGAGGGGCAATCTGGTACCAGGGCGAATCGAACAGTGGTGTGCAGGAAGATCCCCGCGACTATCAGCATAAGATGCGGGCCTTGATCAATGGCTGGCGTGAGGCATTTGGGAACGAGAAGTTGCCTGTTTATTTCGTGCAGCTTCCCGGCAGTGGCGCTGGCGAGGGCTGGCCTTACCTGCGGGAACAACAGCGACTCGCTACCGATCTCCCAAACACAGGCATGGTCGTGACTCTGGACCTCGATGGTGCTGGGATTCATCCACCGAACAAGATTGATGTCGGCGAACGACTGGCCCGCTGGGCATTGGCGAAGGACTTCGGTCGGTCCGTTCCATTCAGCGGTCCGATGTTTGAACGGCAGGAGATTCAGGGAGACAGAGTCATTCTGCACTTCAGCTATGCCGAAAGTGGCCTTATGGTTGCCGACAAAGATGGTCTTGCCGAACCACGCGAGACACCGCAATCAGAGCTGGAGTATTTCGAGGTGACAGGCTCATCCGGCAAATGGCACCCAGCGAAATCCACGATAGACGGCAAGAAAGTGATCGTCACCTCCGAAACTATCACGTCGCCGATCGCAGTTCGGTACGCCTACGCCATCAACCCGGAGAACTGCAATCTCTACAACCGCGACGGCCTGCCCGCATCGCCGTTTTGCTCGCGACCCGAGTTGCTGAGCTACGATCCGAAGCTGCCTTAG
- a CDS encoding endonuclease/exonuclease/phosphatase family protein: MKRLFKVLLLSFGALLPVTVSQAQDPVRLRVLSYNIHHAEGVDRKLDLERITKVILSVSPDVVALQEVDQNVKRTGSIDQPAELARLTEMKVIFGANIELQGGHYGNAVLSRFPIARHKNHLLPTIDNGEQRGVIEAEIEIPQADQTVLLLATHLDHRADERERLESAKVINELIASHPEQPALLAGDLNATPESETLQLFEKMWTRANAKPMATVPVNKPTKQIDFILHRPANRWKVVEVKVLDEAVASDHRAIFAVLELQTERD, encoded by the coding sequence ATGAAACGATTGTTCAAGGTCTTACTGCTGTCGTTCGGTGCTCTATTGCCAGTGACAGTGAGTCAAGCTCAGGATCCGGTACGACTGCGGGTGCTGAGCTACAACATCCATCACGCCGAAGGAGTCGATCGCAAGCTCGACTTGGAGCGGATCACAAAGGTGATCCTTTCAGTCAGTCCTGATGTGGTGGCCTTGCAGGAAGTCGACCAGAACGTAAAACGGACTGGCAGCATCGACCAGCCTGCGGAACTGGCCCGACTGACGGAAATGAAGGTCATTTTCGGTGCCAACATCGAACTTCAGGGAGGCCACTACGGCAATGCCGTGCTCTCTCGATTCCCAATCGCCCGGCACAAGAACCATCTTCTTCCGACCATCGACAACGGCGAACAGCGCGGCGTCATCGAAGCGGAAATCGAAATACCGCAAGCAGATCAAACAGTGCTGTTGCTGGCCACGCACCTGGACCATCGAGCCGATGAACGCGAACGCCTCGAATCGGCGAAGGTCATCAATGAGCTGATTGCAAGTCACCCTGAGCAGCCTGCATTGCTGGCGGGCGACCTCAACGCGACACCTGAGAGTGAAACACTTCAGCTGTTTGAGAAGATGTGGACTCGGGCAAATGCAAAACCGATGGCCACAGTACCCGTGAACAAGCCGACAAAACAAATCGACTTCATTTTGCATCGTCCGGCGAATCGCTGGAAAGTCGTTGAAGTCAAAGTCCTCGACGAAGCCGTCGCGTCAGACCATCGAGCGATCTTCGCCGTTTTAGAACTCCAGACTGAACGTGATTAG
- a CDS encoding metallophosphoesterase, with the protein MPIHLANLNRRCFLQAAGAIVLLYGRGANAAEPTDVESDLVYLLNDTHIGEKHPPDSPVPSHLRQVVTELVDRPTKPACVLINGDLALKDGQPGDYRHFAKLILPLQEAGIETHLTLGNHDHREAFYEILSEQRPEKPPVESRHIAVVETQHADFFLLDSLQKTMVTQGTIGESQLKWLASALDSLKTKPAIIVTHHNPRLGGDPLHFPGGLIDSQELWEIIGPRTWVKAYIHGHIHDRSYAEHQGIHILNTPATSYVADPEKSTTSWTTAKLTANDVTLTTHTTDAQHPWNGESKVLKWRSA; encoded by the coding sequence ATGCCTATCCATCTGGCCAATTTGAATCGCAGATGTTTCCTGCAAGCTGCCGGCGCGATCGTGCTGTTGTATGGTCGTGGTGCGAATGCCGCTGAGCCAACGGACGTCGAGTCCGATCTTGTCTACTTGCTCAATGACACGCACATTGGAGAGAAGCACCCGCCGGATTCCCCGGTCCCAAGTCACCTGCGTCAGGTCGTCACTGAGTTGGTGGATCGACCGACGAAGCCAGCGTGCGTGCTCATCAACGGCGATCTGGCACTCAAGGATGGTCAACCGGGAGACTATCGGCACTTTGCCAAGCTGATTCTTCCGCTTCAGGAAGCAGGGATTGAGACTCATCTCACTCTCGGTAACCACGATCATCGCGAAGCGTTCTATGAGATTCTGAGCGAGCAACGCCCAGAAAAGCCTCCTGTCGAGTCTCGACACATTGCCGTCGTCGAGACGCAGCATGCTGATTTCTTTTTGCTCGACTCGTTACAAAAAACGATGGTCACTCAAGGCACGATTGGAGAGTCGCAGCTGAAATGGCTGGCTTCTGCCCTCGACAGCTTGAAGACGAAACCTGCGATCATTGTCACGCATCACAACCCGCGTCTCGGCGGTGATCCACTGCACTTTCCCGGCGGACTGATTGACTCCCAGGAACTTTGGGAAATCATCGGGCCACGCACGTGGGTCAAAGCCTACATCCACGGACACATCCATGATCGCAGCTATGCTGAGCATCAGGGCATTCACATTCTCAACACCCCCGCGACGTCCTACGTTGCCGACCCAGAGAAGTCGACAACTAGTTGGACGACAGCGAAGCTCACTGCAAATGACGTTACTCTCACGACTCACACCACCGATGCTCAGCATCCATGGAATGGTGAATCCAAAGTTCTGAAGTGGCGGTCGGCATGA
- the thyX gene encoding FAD-dependent thymidylate synthase: MSEKPEAVQRPVSNELETVLGQPFRVLNDGFVRVVDYMGTDDSIVQAARVSYGKGTKRVSEDRGLIRYLMRHRHTTPFEMCEIKLHVRVPMDCWRQWIRHRTANVNEYSTRYSEAIDACQVTPSDQWREQATSNRQGSGQFLDPELGKKLTSAEAKLQQHARDVYEERLAAGVAREQARKDLPLSTYTEAYWKIDLHNLLHFLSLRMDSHAQSEIRAYADVIGKEVVSRWCPYTWEAFTQYRLKAMFLTDLEVQIVSLLSRSADSDALAVAETADWLRREDGRLLRNRERSECEAKLEQLGFEIPWKNAD, translated from the coding sequence TTCGTACGAGTCGTGGACTACATGGGCACCGATGACTCAATCGTTCAGGCCGCTCGCGTTTCTTATGGAAAAGGAACAAAACGCGTAAGTGAAGACCGGGGACTGATTCGATATTTGATGCGCCATCGGCACACGACTCCCTTTGAAATGTGTGAGATCAAACTGCATGTCAGAGTTCCCATGGACTGCTGGAGACAGTGGATTCGGCATCGTACCGCGAACGTCAACGAATACTCGACGAGATATTCGGAGGCTATTGATGCGTGCCAAGTTACGCCATCGGACCAGTGGCGTGAGCAGGCGACATCGAACCGCCAAGGAAGCGGACAATTCCTTGACCCTGAATTGGGGAAAAAGCTCACGTCCGCTGAGGCGAAGCTACAACAGCACGCAAGGGATGTCTACGAGGAACGCTTGGCGGCAGGTGTCGCGAGGGAGCAGGCGAGAAAGGATCTACCACTTTCAACTTACACCGAAGCGTATTGGAAGATTGATTTGCACAACCTTCTACATTTTTTGTCTTTGCGGATGGATAGCCACGCTCAGTCAGAAATACGGGCATATGCCGATGTGATTGGCAAAGAAGTCGTGAGTAGATGGTGCCCTTACACATGGGAGGCGTTTACACAGTATCGGCTAAAGGCAATGTTTTTGACCGACTTAGAAGTTCAGATAGTCAGTCTTCTTTCTCGATCAGCCGACAGTGACGCCCTTGCTGTTGCAGAAACCGCCGATTGGCTACGCCGCGAAGATGGGAGGCTTCTCCGTAACCGAGAGCGATCAGAATGTGAAGCGAAGCTGGAACAACTGGGATTTGAGATTCCTTGGAAGAATGCGGATTAG